The window AAATAGCCAGTAGACGATGTTGAATTAAAGTCAGATCGTCTATAGGAATGGCGTCGATCGGCATCATTAAGACGCCAAGCGGAATCAAAAAACACACCAGCAATTTGACCAGTGTACTCGCACTCATCTTTGGCATTAGTCGCCCCTCTAACATAGTCACTCCATTGCACAGATTAATTGATTGTGCTTTTAAGTACTTAGAGGCAAGTATGAGTTTGAAAATGTTAGTCTAAATTTCGAACAGAGTTTTGTTTTTTATCAATAAAAAAAAGCCTCCGTATTTGGAGGCTATGGAATTCATTGATTTTACTGGGAAGGTTATTGCTTGTGAGCGTAAGGGGTGCCCATTACCGTTGTCTTACCATTTGCCATTGTTTCATCGAATGTGATGGCATCTTTCGCGAACAGGTTGATAACGGTTGAACCCAGCTTAAAGCGACCCATCTCTTCGCCTTTCTTCAGGATGACTGCTTTGTTACCTTCCGCTGGATAGTCCCATTTGTACACGGTATTACCGCGAGGAGGCGTAATGGTACCAGCCCAAACCTGTTCAATACTGCCTACGATGGTTGCGCCAACCAGTACCTGGGCCATTGGACCAAACTCGGTATCGAAAATACAAACGACCCGTTCGTTGCGTGCAAAGAGGTTTGGTACGTTTTCAGCTGTCAGTGGGTTTACTGAGAACAACTCGCCCGGAACGTAAATCATCTGACGCAGAGTGCCGTCACATGGCATATGTACACGGTGGTAGTCACGAGGTGACAGGTATAGCGTTGCAAATGAGCCTTCTTGGAACTCTTCTGCCAGCTTTGCATCACCGCCAAGCAGTTCTTGCGCAGAAAAGTAGTGACCTTTTGCCTGGATCAATTGACCATTTTCAATCGGGCCAAACTGACTGACACAAGCATCCGCAGG is drawn from uncultured Vibrio sp. and contains these coding sequences:
- the asd gene encoding archaetidylserine decarboxylase (Phosphatidylserine decarboxylase is synthesized as a single chain precursor. Generation of the pyruvoyl active site from a Ser is coupled to cleavage of a Gly-Ser bond between the larger (beta) and smaller (alpha chains). It is an integral membrane protein.), encoding MDKIKVGLQYWIPQHGLTRLMGKLASAKAGGLTTAVIRWFIKQYNVNMDEAKHSDPKHFKTFNEFFVRELKEGARPITEDEAVITHPADACVSQFGPIENGQLIQAKGHYFSAQELLGGDAKLAEEFQEGSFATLYLSPRDYHRVHMPCDGTLRQMIYVPGELFSVNPLTAENVPNLFARNERVVCIFDTEFGPMAQVLVGATIVGSIEQVWAGTITPPRGNTVYKWDYPAEGNKAVILKKGEEMGRFKLGSTVINLFAKDAITFDETMANGKTTVMGTPYAHKQ